The nucleotide sequence CCTGATTGTGGAGTTGCGATCGCAAACAATGGGGGTCGGCTTCTTCAACTGGGAATATGACCATCTGCAAGAGGTACCCGAAAAGCTCGCTGAACGAGTAATTGCTACCACAGGCAATGGGAATGGTAATTCCAGCAAATAGCTGAAGTGATTTCAGCGCTGCTTATCAAAATCCCCGACTTCTCTAACCTACTCGATCCCGATTGAGTGGTTCCCAGAAGTCGGGGATCTGGTCGTTCGAGGCAGAGTTGCTTTCCAGGTGCCCTGGAAGCAGAACTTCTGCCCCCCTACCAAACCACTAGCCTGAATCATTCATCAGCAAGGATAGCCCTGGTGTCGAGGCTCTGCCTGGACACTGTTAAAAGCCTATCCGAAAACTTCCTCAGTCTGGATTTGAGCGTTGTCCATTAGGGCTTTTCGGATAGGCTTTAATGCAGTTCTGCCGCTGATACGGAAGGCGGAGCCTCCAGAACGCATTCCCACGCAGAGCATGGGAACGAGAACAGCATCCAAACATCCCCTGTCGAACCTGAGCAATCGCTCAAAGCTTCTCCAGGTAAAGAATCTAAGCATTTTTCAGAAAAGTCATGAATAATGCAGGCTAGAAGCCAAGATCTCCGGTGTCTGAGGAGATTAGCCAGTCAATTCGATTGAAGTCCACAAGACACCGGAAATCTGAAGGTTGTTGCACTTCGCATAACGTTCCGGTTGAGCGGCTGCTAGTAACCTTTAAATCACCGCCAAGACTCTCAACAGTCCGCTCCAACCGGGTTGTTATGCAGCACTGCTCACTATTCATTAGTATCTACTTGCTTCAATTGTGGTGATAGATGTACAAGCTGCTTTGTATTAAAGTTAGCAACAAAGATATCTGTGACTTCAATAGTGGTTCTATCCAAATCCCTCTCTTGGAGAGGCGAAATTGCCTCCTGAAGATCAGAAATATTCTGGACAAGACGACCGGTTTGGCAGGACTGTAGATGCTGATAAAATGCTCCCCAGTGGTAATAGGGACCTAAACTTCCAACATCTAGCTTATTAACATAAGGAAACGCTGAACTTAGAATTCTGAGATAATGAAGACCATTACGACCATCAGAAACGCTCTGTAAATCCGACAAACCATAGTAAATCCAGGGAAAGTGGATTAAACGACAGTGTTGGCGTTGGTCGAGTTTCCAGTAATTTACTGAATTGTGGTACAACGCTTTGTACTGTATTCCAAACAACTTAACCAAAGCTTTATCAACCCCAAATATATGATCTGCTGGTAAATAACGCTCTATTCTTTGTTCTACGGGATAGACAACAATATTGAAACCAGCATTGAGAAAAAACTCCTCTATTTGTCGGCTTGTCCAATATTCAACTTGACGTTCATAGACAAAGGTTTTGGCTACCATACAACTACCGCTGATGTGCTTCCATATAAGCCCGCAACAACTGATTGATTTGAGTTTGATAGCCACGTCCCTGAGACTTAAACCAATCCAAAACATCGCTATCGATACGGAGTGTAACCTGGGTCTTTGCTTTTGCAACGGGTAAACCACGTCGCACTATTGCTTTTGCAAACATCTCTGGTGTAACTTCTGGGCAGTCTGAGAAATCAATATCTTCGTCCGTCATAGCATCTAATCGCTGCCAATCAGTTTGAGAGTTGCTCGAAGTAGGCTCTCTGTTCATATTTCGTTGCCTTTCTTGCGGAAATAATACGGGTATAATCCTCTTGTTCGGTATGGACAACAGCAATCACTCGCCCTTGCAACAAGCCAAATGTGATAAACCGCTGCTCCCCATAGCTATAGCGATCATCCTCAACAGTTACAGTGTCGCCACCAAATATGGCTGGGACATCAATAAAGTCAATTCCATGCTTACGAAGATTGGCGAGACGCTTTGCTTCATCCCATTCGTATTCCATGAGTGGCGATCGTTACAATAACCAATTGTAACTACAAATTGTCGTTATAGCCATTCTTGCTGGCAAACATATCCTCAAACGCCTAATCACGCCTAATCAATATCTTTTACTTGCGTCTCCACCGAAGACTAAGCAGCATAACTAACAACTTCTCCTCTTTCCTCTCTCCTGCTGTGCCCAGCACCTTGACTCCATCCCCTTTTTCTCTGACACCTGACGCCTGCTGTGTGAGAATATAAAAGATTGTCAACAGCGATCAATAAGCCTTTAAGCAGATGGAACAGAATCGAAAATCAACGGCAATCATTACAGGTGCTTCCTCAGGGGTTGGTTTGTATGCCACAAAAGCCCTGACGAAGCGGGGATGGCATGTGATTATGGCATGTCGAGATCTGCAAAAAGCAAAAAAAGCTGCCGCAGAGTTGGGGATTCCCGAAGATAGCTACACCGCGATGCTGATTGACACGGCATCCCTGGAAAGTGTGCGTCAGTTTGTCAACGACTTCAGGGCTACGGGCAGACCGCTCGATGCGCTGGTCTGCAACGCCGCCATCTATATGCCCCTGTTGAAAGAACCCCTGCGCAGCCCGGAAGGGTACGAGTTAACTGTAGCAACCAACCATCTGGGGCATTTTCTACTGTGCAATCTTCTGCTTAACGATCTGAAGCACTCTGGATCTCCCGACCCACGGCTTGTGATTTTGGGAACTGTCACCCACAACCCGAAAGAGTTGGGCGGAAAAATCCCACCCCGACCCGATCTGGGGGACTTAAAGGGATTTGCCGATGGGTTCAAAGCCCCCATTTCAATGATCGACGGCAAAAAGTTTGAACCCGTCAAGGCTTACAAGGACAGTAAAGTCTGCAATGTTTTGACGATGCGAGAGTTACATCGTCGCTATCACGAGTCCACTGGGATTACGTTTACGTCCCTCTATCCTGGTTGTGTAGCCACAACGGCTCTTTTCCGCAATCACTATCCGCTGTTTCAGAAACTTTTCCCCCTTTTCCAGCGCTACATTACAGGTGGGTTCGTGTCTGAGGAACTCTCTGGCGAACGGGTTGCCGCCGTGGTGGCAGATCCTGAATACCGCCAGTCGGGTGCCTACTGGAGTTGGGGCAATCGTCAGAAGAAAGATCGCAAGTCCTTTGTGCAACAGGTTTCACCTGAGGCAAGCGACGAGGAAAAAGGAAAACGGATGTGGGAGTTCAGTGAAAAGCTGGTGGGGCTTGCCTGATGCCTCAGGCTGCCTTGCCCTCTTGTTGCAGAATTCTGCAAAGATAGCCTGCCCGCCTGTTGGGGGTATTTGATTAGGGTGTGCTGGTAACGGTACATGAAAGCTCCAGCTTCCAGAGTATCCGGGCAAGTAGAGAGGTGGACAGAACGACAGGCAAGTGGAAGCTGGGGTTCCTTTCTGGCGTTGCTTTTCTGGTATGTCTACCGGGCTTTAGCAAGAGCCTGACAATGAATGTAATGGCAATCTCAACCGCAGATTTCTGGCAAGACTCGCCAGAAGGTTAACCGAATAATTCATTGGAAGGATAGCTCTGGGGTCCAGGCAGAGCCTGGACACCGCTCTAAAAGCCTATCCGAAAACTTCCTCAGTCTGGATTTGAGCGTTGTCCATTGGGGCTTTTCGGATAGGCTTTAATGGGGCTCTGCCGCTGATATGGGAGGCGGAGCCTCCAGAATGCATTCCCACGCGGAGCATGGGAACGAGAACCGAGCAGAGGCTGAAGTTGGCCTTAGCTTCATTCCATTAACAACCAGAGGCGCTTTAAGGAATTCGCAGGAGACTGGCTGCTTTGACCGAACTCGTCCAACGACCAACAGCGCTTGATGTATTCGACTTGCTGCTCTTTATCCACCAACTCGTCAGTTAATAATTTAATGAACCCACGCCAGCACCAGTTGATGATGGAGGTGAAGGGGGGAATGCCGCGATCGTTACGGACGGAATCGGAAATTAGTTCCTGTCTTTTGTAGTTTTGCCAGCGATAATCTTCTACCAGGTTATGGCTTAAAAATCTCATGATGAACCTCCTCAATCTTGAACATTGCGGAGGCACTTCAAAACCAGTCACCAAACCCTCATACTCAAATAATCAGAGAGAAAAGAAATAATTCAAAGAGGGTATGTTCGAATCTTTTTCTGTGCCATTCAATACCATTTTAGAAACATCTCAAAATTTATGCAACTTCAGGGTTATAGCGTTTTTCAATTGAGTAAAGTACGGGAGTGTGAAGTACAGTGGGGTGCTCCGCACCCCACTGTACTTCACACCCTTGAAAAGGGCTATACAACCTCTGGTAATTGTGCAATCATGAACCCTGCCTTACTTTGGAAGATATCCAATCACACTGACGATGCCAGATCAGCCATTGATGAATGCCAAATCCTCAAACCAGTGAACTTTTTTACAGTAGCGTAGTGATTGAGCACATTGTGCCCAGGGGCAAAGGACTTGCCTTTCGCCTGTGGCACGCCCGCCTGGTTCGCACTGCCCGGTCCTATGAAGGCTTTGTTCGAGCAGACTTGTGTACACCGTTGAAATGCAAGGATGGAGTGGTTAAGTGGTATTCCATCATCCACTTTGATACGCCGGATCGCCTGAATCACTGGTTAGCTTCCGACGATCGCCGCTATTTGCTGGAGTCGGGACAGGAAATCTTTAAGGCTTACCGATTCAAATCATTTACGACCGGGTTGGAAGGCTGGTTTGCCCTGGAAGCTGGTTCAGAACGTGCCGGGCTGGGACCTCCAGCCTGGAAGCAAACCCTGTCCGTGGTGTTGGGACTATATCCCACCGTCATGACTCAATCCATAATCTTTGCTTCCCTGGGCATCATGCAATCCTGGTCACCAGCCAGTTTCATGCTGGTCAACAATTTGATTACATCCTGCATTCTGACCTGGATAGTGATGCCTGTAGTCAGGCGGTTGATGGGCTTCTGGTTACAACCTTCCTACAAACTTTTTTCCGTGAAAACGGATGTGATTGGGGCAGTCACGATTGCGATCGCCCTTGGATTGCTGGTTATGGTATTTGATCGCTTATAGCAAGGGATAAGAACATATCCAGTTCCCCCCGCCCTGCTTTCTCCACTCTCCTTAACCTGAAGCCAACCTGTTAATTAACAGACCTTGAAATTGACAGGCTAAACTGCCGCTATGGCTCCTATCACAAGGTATCCGTATGCTTCAATCTC is from Leptothermofonsia sichuanensis E412 and encodes:
- a CDS encoding BrnA antitoxin family protein, giving the protein MTDEDIDFSDCPEVTPEMFAKAIVRRGLPVAKAKTQVTLRIDSDVLDWFKSQGRGYQTQINQLLRAYMEAHQR
- a CDS encoding BrnT family toxin, yielding MEYEWDEAKRLANLRKHGIDFIDVPAIFGGDTVTVEDDRYSYGEQRFITFGLLQGRVIAVVHTEQEDYTRIISARKATKYEQRAYFEQLSN
- a CDS encoding protochlorophyllide reductase; translated protein: MEQNRKSTAIITGASSGVGLYATKALTKRGWHVIMACRDLQKAKKAAAELGIPEDSYTAMLIDTASLESVRQFVNDFRATGRPLDALVCNAAIYMPLLKEPLRSPEGYELTVATNHLGHFLLCNLLLNDLKHSGSPDPRLVILGTVTHNPKELGGKIPPRPDLGDLKGFADGFKAPISMIDGKKFEPVKAYKDSKVCNVLTMRELHRRYHESTGITFTSLYPGCVATTALFRNHYPLFQKLFPLFQRYITGGFVSEELSGERVAAVVADPEYRQSGAYWSWGNRQKKDRKSFVQQVSPEASDEEKGKRMWEFSEKLVGLA